The Deinococcus carri sequence CCCTAAAGCAGGAAGTTGGGGGTGTTGAAACTGCCGCCATTGCGCCAAAACGGTACTCTTATACTGTTGGCTTGTGAAATCGCTTCACTTTGCTTGGTAGCAATTTCCTCAGGCTCTTCCCGGATTCCGGGGAGCTGACGAGCGAGTGAAGGTTCTTTTTGCCGTCTGGGAGGCAGGAAACAAGGGAGGAGTCGCCTCAGAGAGGGAGGAGGCATTTTGAACGTCCTCCACGTCCTTTTCTCTCTATCCCTCTGCTTAGCTCCCTGAAACGCAGATAGAGCCTTTCCTTAAACCTGGGCCAGGAGGTCGAGGATCGCTGCATTGACCGCATCCGGCCGTTCCTGCTGTACCCAGTGCCCACAGCCGCGCAGCAGGGTCAGTTCCTGAAGATTGGGCAAAAGAGCGCGCATCTGATCCAAGTTGGCAAACCGCACGGCGCTGTCCTGCGTCCCGCCCAGGAAAGTGGCCGGATGGCCCAGGCCCCGGCCGCGGGTTCCAGGTGCCTGGGTGAAATCGCGCAGGAGGCTGCGGTAGCGACCGAAGACCCCCGCGAACCCGCTGTACATGAATTCCCGCGTGTAATGGTCGAGGTCCTCGTCCGTCAGCCACCTGCGGGACAGCGCCGGGTCGAGCGGCAGATCGCGCAGGGTTTGAGTATCGGGGCCGTTCGGCGCGTCGAACAAGACGTCCAGGGTATGGGGCGGCGCGTCGCCTGAGAGCGCGACGAAAAAGCGCCGCAGCGCCTCACGCAGGCGCGGTTCGTCGCCGGCCACCAGCGCGAAGTAGTCCTCGAAGAACTTCGCGGGGCGCATCACCACCTGGGCCGGGGTCGGCGCGGCGAGCGGCGCGTACGGCACGCTCAGGGCCACGATGCCCCGCACGCGCGCCGGATGGCACTCCGCAACCTGCCACGCGAGCTGCGCCCCCCAGTCGTGGCCGACCAGCACGGCATTGGCCGCGCCGAGACCGTCTATGATGCCAATGACGTCGGCGATCAGATGCGGCATGCCGTAACCGCCCTCGTGCGACGGCGCGTCCGAATGGCCCACGCCACGCAGGTCCGGGGCGACCGCGTGCATGCCAGCTCCGGCCAGAACGGGCAGTTGGTGGCGCCAGGAATACGACGTCTCGGGGTAGCCGTGCAGCAGCAGCACAAGCGGCCCGGACCCCGCCTCGACCAGGTGCAGATCGAGGCCGCCGCGATGCAGTTGCCGGGTTCGCAGGGTCACGGCGCACCGTCCCGGACGGCTGGCAGCGTCCAGCCAGCCGCGATCAGCCACAGGTAGGCCGGAAAGCGCGCGAGCGGCAGCAGCACGGAGAGGGACGGAAACAGCAGGCTGAGCGACGACAGCATGGCGGTCAGGGCGATGGCCAAGCCCGTCCAGGCGACCCAGCGTGGCCCCAGCCCGAAGACCAGCCAGGGCACGCTCACGCCGGCCAGCAGCAGGCCCAGGCCAGTGGCGTGGGCGAAGCCGCCGGTGGCGAAGCCCAGGAGTTGCAAGGTGCGCAGCGCCCCGACATCGCTGACTACGTCCGGCTGGGTCAGCGCCCAGGTGGACAGGGCCGAGAGGGCCAGGAACACGCTGGCCGCCACCCCGCCAGAGTGCGCGATCTCGGTGCCGGCGACCCGGATGCCGTGAAAGCGCAGGCGGTCTACCAGCGTGGCTGCCAGGATCGCCAGCGGCACAGACGCCCCGAACTGCAAGAACGCCGCCACACGCAACGCGTCCGGGTAGCGCGCGTAGTAGTCCTGAAGTTGGGACAACGGCAAGTAAGGGGTCGGGTAAGGTGCCCCGCGCGACAGCAGGGCGCTGGCCGCGATGCTGGCCATAAAGAGTGTGACGAACACGGCGGCGACCATGCCTGGGTGGGGCGAGCGGTGGCGCACAGGGGCCGAAGCCGGGGAAAGCTGGGTCATGTGAACTCCTCAGGGGCCGCCCTAGCGCAGCACGGCACCACCGGCCACGTCGAGCACGACGCCGCTGATCCAGCCGGATTGCTCCGACGCCAGGAAGAGGGCGGCCTGGGCTACGTCCTCTGGGGTGCCCAACCGGCGAACCAGGTGTGTGCCGATCAGTGCCTGCTTGACCTCTTCCGGTATCTGGGCGTCGTTGCGCTCGGTCAGGATGGTCTCGGGTGCGATGCAGTTGACGCGCACCCCGAAGGGGCCGACCTGGTCAGCCATTGCCTGGGTCAGAAGCTGGATGCCGGCCTTGGCGGCCGCGTACGGCATTGGCGTCCGGGCGTCAGGCCGCCGCGCGGCGGCCGAGGACACGGTGACGATGGTCCCGGAGCCGCGCGCCTTCATGCCTGGCAGAAAGCATTTCAGCGTCAGAAACGTGGCCGTGAGGTTGGCGTCAATGGACGCGCGCCAGCCCTCCTCAGGGATGTCCTCCAGGGCCAGGCCCGGCTGGGTCAGGTTGGCCCCGGCGTTGGCGACCAGGATGTCCACCCCGCCCCACGCGGCCTCAATGGCCCCACGCAGCGCCTCGATCTCCTCGAATCGCGTGAGATCAGCCGCGACACCCAGGGTCTGCCCGCCGCGCGCCCCGATCTCTGCCTTCACAGCGTCCAGGGCCGTATGGTCGCGGCCATGCACGACCACCTTCGCGCCATGCTCGGCAAACGCGCGCGCAATCGCCGCGCCGATGCCGCGGGAACTGCCGGTCACGAGCGCCACCTGCCCGTGCAACGCGGGCGTCATGGCTGCCCCAGGGCGGGCACCCGCCTCACCGTCCCGCCGGGCGCGGCGCGATGGGGCTGAGCTGCATGCCAGCGAGTTTCCACTGCCCGCCCTGACGCACGTAGACCTGGGTGCCCCGGAACTGGCCGTTGGAGGGCTGCCCCTGATAGGTCGCCTCCTGAACCTGCGTGCCGGTCACGATGGCCGCGTCGCCATACACCCGCACCTGCGGCTCCTGCCAGGCCAGGGCGGTGTACTGGAAATTACCGGACTGATAGCGCTCCAGCCACTGGGTCTTGTCGAGCAGGAAGCCAGCCGGGCCGATGTTGACGAAATCATCCGTCAGCAGGGTGGAGAGGGTCGCCGTGTCGCCGTGTCGTTCGGCCTCGGTCCACCGCAGTGTCAGGTCGATGATCTGCTGCTGTTCCATGGTGTGCTCCTTGTGGCCACCGCCTCTCCCGAGAGGTAGCGGTCCAGCCACTGCGCCTCGGTGAGGGTGAAGCCAAGTGGTCCGGCGGCCGTGAAGTCGTTAGTCAAGAGTTCGTCGAGAACCTTGACGTCGCCGCGCAGTTCTGCGTTCGCCCACGCCTATCCCAAAGCCAGCATGACCTATGTCATGTTGTCCCTTTCTGGCGTCCTGTTCCGTTGATCCAGCGGACACCATCCCTTGGTTACCTGTTTTTGAATCATAGAGGTCAAAGCGTTAGATATCAATGCGTTAGAGGTCTTCTTCTGTGCTAGGGTGAAAGTATGTCGGGCCGACCGAGCGGCACTCCCCTGGGCATCGTTCTCACGACTGTGGGGCGCGACGTGAGCCGCGCCTTCGACGACGCGTTGAGTGCGGCGGGCGGCTCCTTGCCTACCTGGCTGGTGCTGCTCGCGCTCAAGCGTCACCCGCGGGCCAACCAGCGGGAACTGGCCGAGCAAGTCGGCATTCAGGGGGCTACCCTGACGCATCACCTCAACGCGATGGAAGCGGAAGGTCTGGTGACCAGGAGGCGGGATCCCGCCAACCGCCGCGTCCACATCATCGAACTCACAGCGAGCGGTGAGGACGCTTTTCAACGTCTGCGCGAGGCTGCCGTGACGTTCGACCGCCGGCTGCGGGCCGGGCTCGACGAGGCCGAGATCAACGGGCTGCGCCAGGTGCTGGCGAAGCTGCAGGGCAACGTCCGGGGGCCAGGGACGTCCGGGGTGGTCCCCTCGGCCTGCTCTCCCGGGGCTGCGGCGCCCCCGCCCCCACCGGAGGCTGACGATGCAGGGCCGGGGACTTAAGCGCGCCCAGCCCCTGCGCCTTGCCCCCTCTGTTCGCAAGGGGTTGCTGGTGCTGCATCTGATGGCTGGCGTGGCCTGGATGGGCGTGGATGTGGCCCTGTTCGTGCTGCTGGAACAGGCGCGAACCACGAGCGACGCGGCCACCGCGCTCAGCGGGTACACCAGCGTGGGCTGGATCGTGCCGGTGGCCCTGCCGCCGCTGAGCCTCGGCGTGCTCGTCACGGGCCTGCTGCTGGGCTGGGGCACACCGTGGGGCATACTGCGCCACTGGTGGGTGCTGGTCAAGCTGGGGCTTTCCCTGGTCATGACGGCGCTGGTGTTCCTCGCCTTGGTGCCGCTGGTCGGGCGCCTGCCGGTCCTGACGTCCATGACGCGCGCCCAGGAGGTGCGTGACCACTTGGGCGCCCTGCCGATCCAGTTGATGTTCCCCCCGGTGGTGTCGTTCCTGCTACTCGCGTTCGCCACCGTCCTCTCGGTCTTCAAGCCCTGGCGCCGGACACCCTGGGCCAGGTGAAGTCAGCCCTGAGCGGGGAAGTGGTGTGCGATGCGGGCCGTTGAGGTGTCCCAGGAGAAGGGCCCAACCCGGCGAGCGTGTCACCAGCAGCGACACGGCGCGGTTCATCTGGCTTTTCGCGGGGAGCGGCTGCGCCTTCATCTCCAGCAGCGTCAGCTTCCATTCGCGGCCCCGCAGCCAGCTCAGGGCAGCATCAGGTGCAGATCCCCAAACTCGTGCCAGAGGTACCCGGCCTCCAGCGCCGCCGCATAGGCCACCTCCAGATGCCGCCGCCCGGCGATCGCCTCCAGCATCAGGAGGTGGCTCGCGCGCGGCTCATGCCAGCCGGTGATCAGGCCGTCCACGGCCCGCGTTCCCCGCTGTGGTGAAGATCGACTACGACAGCACGGAGCTGGGTACGATCAGCGCCTACGGGTTGACCCAGGGCGGGTACGAGGCAGCCTTTCAGGAACTGCAGAGCGAGGGAGTCGAGCCGGGAGCGCTGCGACGGATGAGCGACACGCTGCACGCGGCGCGCGCCCTGCTCGGCTGCTACCCCGATGCGCTGCAGGTTGATCCGGACGAGGTGCTGGCGAGGAGAGCAGGCATATGGAAATCCGCCTGAAGGTGAGGAACTGGGGTTCCGGCCGGGGAGTGCTGCTGCCCAAGAAGCTGCTCGAGGAACTCAAGGTGCAGCCTGGCGACATGCTCGCAGGGGAAGTCCGTGATGGGCAACTGGTGCTCACCCGGGCGCCGCGCTACCGCCTGAGGGACCTGCTGAAGGAACTGCAGCCGGAGAATCAGCATGACGTGTCCGCTGAGGTGGAGGAAGAGGTGGAGCCGTGAGGACAACAGCGATCGCACAGGGTGACCTCGTGCAAGTCTGCAGCGCGGAGGTGGGGTCTGGGGTGCGTGCCGTGGTGATCACGCCGGGGGCCTACAATGCCCGGAGCCGGTATGTGCTGGTGGCCCTGGTCGCTGGGAAGTCCCATGAGCACCCGTTCGAGGTGTCTGTGGGAACGCAGAATGTTGTGCTGGCAGACTACGTGTATCCCCTGAGGACCGAACAGGTGCAGGTGGTGGGCCGGGTACAGGCGGCAGTGCTGCAGGACGTGCTCGCGAAACTTGAGGCGCTGCTCTTCGAGCGGTAGGCGGCAAGGGAATGGGGGCGCTGCCAGTCCTGCAGCGCTCCCTGTTCGTGGCCGGTGTTTCCACGGGAGCACCCGGAGGCTCGGAAGCGCACAGCGCGGGAGTCCTGAAGAAGCACAGTGCCCGGTCAGGCCCGCTCCGGGTGGGAAAATGACCGGGTGAGTGTGAAAGCAGGAGTTTTTCCCTCCCAGAGAGACTGGACAATCGGCTGCGGGCCTGAGCTTTTTTCGCACTTTTTTCCCAACCCTGAGCTGCCAGGAGCCTGTGGGCCAGACGCCACGGAGGGGATGGATGCTCAAACGTGAAAAAGCTGCGCCAGAACGCTCAAAAGTAGAGAGGCAGCAGGATGGCGAAGAGTGGGAAAATGACCAGGCGAGCGTGAAAGACAGATTTCTGTTGTTCCAGCGTGCCTCTTGGGCTGGGAACAGGCCGAGCTATTTTCACACTTTTTGAAGGGCCTCGAGGTGAAGACGAAGGAAAAAGTTGTTCTACACGTTGAAAGGCGCGCCTCGACAGGTGCGCCTTCTCAGAGCGGAGTGTGAATATACATGGGCCAGTGTGAAATTAAATTGTCATCCGACATCTGGCAGGTGCTGGGCCAGGGGGCTTGTACAGCGCGCCGATTGTTGTCACCAGCACCCCCGATGAACACGACGTCCATCGGGGGATTTTTATTCATGTCACTACCCGCTCGCCGCGGATAGTTGTCACTGGTGAAGCGGAACGCCGAATTGACGCGCCGCTCAACTGGTCACGCAGCATTCTGCAGAACCGCGTGGAGTTGAAGCCCACGAACCTCGCCGAGCACCGACTGGAGATCAGTCAGCGACCAGCCGCGTAACTGCTCGAGCGTTGATCCAGCGCGGGCATGCAATGCGAGCATCTCCCCGCGGTCGAGCCTTAGCGGCAGCTCCAGCAGCCCGAGGGCTTCCTCGGGAAGTCCGAACTCCAGTCGCGTGAGTTCGCGGTCGAACGCCTCCGCGTCGAGGTCGCCGGTCACAAGCAGCGCCGACGCTAGCGCGTGCACGGACCGCAAGTGAAAGCGCGTCGCGTCCGCGATGCCGCGGATACTCCCGGCGTCCATCACGATGAAGGCGTTCGTCTTGTAGGTGCTCTCAAGGTCGGCCATCGCCACGCCGTTCATCCAGTCGCGCAACACGAGGCTGCGCTTGCAGCGGGCGTGGAACGCCCAGGTGTCCTCCGCGTGACGCTGCAGCGCGCGCCCGACGTCAGCCCCAAGGTTCCTCGCGGCCAACGCGCCCCACTTCGTCTCGAAGGTGCCCCTCTTCTGCATCGGTGTGTAGATGTTGTCCAGCTCGCTGGTGACCTGGGTGGCTGTGAGCAGCCCGAGGGTCGTGTCACCGCGCAGTTCGCCCTGCTTGAACATCCTGATCAGCCGCTTGCTCGACGCGAACGACAGGGAGGACGCACCGCAGGCCCGCCCGAGTAGCGTCAGCCGCACAAGGCCGTCCTCCTCTTCGAGCAGGTCGAGGCGGAGCATCTCCTCGACCAGGCTCGCGACCGCGGCGTGCGCGCCTGCCGCCCAGTCCGGCTGCTGCCGAGCGAGCAGGAAGCCGCCGTAGGTGTTCACAAGCAGTCCGGGCAATTCCGTCGCGGGAACCCGCTTCACCTGCGCGAGCAGCCGCAGCAGCCACGTGCCGAGATCGGCCCCCTGGAACGACGAGCGCAGCCCTTCCGGCTCCGCCAGTACGTACTGTTGCAGCAGACGCGTGCGCTCCCACGGCGTGTCCGCGAGGATGATCGCGCGGCCGGACTCGTTGAAGCCGAGGCGGCCCGCGCGCCCCATCATGTTGCGCATCTCGGCGACTGTGAACGGTCGCTTTTCGCCGCCGACGAACTCGTGCTCAACCACGATGACCGTCCGCGCGGGCGTGTTGACGCCCGCCGCAACGGTCGTCGTGGCCGTCAGGACCCGCACCTCCCCACCGGCGTCGCGGAAGGCGCGCTCCACGATCACGCGCTCGTCTCGCGTGAGGTTGGCGGTGTGAAAGGCGGCGCCGCCCCCCAGGGCCGCGCGCAGGTCGTGGCTGGTGCCGGACAGGTCGTGGCGCGGCAGCGCCTGCAAGGTCGCCGTCGCGGGCGGCAGGCCGAGCTCGGCGGCGAGGTACTTCGCCGCGCCGGTCGCGCTGCCCTTGGTGTTGCGGAAGATCAGCACCTGCTCGGTCGGGTCGTCCATGAGCAGCTGGCGCACCAGCGGCACGATCACGTCCTGCGAGCTGGCCTTCTCGCGGCGCTGCCTCACCTGGTGCGGCTCGAGCAGGTTGGTGGTGCCGCGCGTGCCGTCGGGGCTGACGTACTCGTACATGCCGGTGCGGTCGAGGACGCCGAGCTCGAGGGGAACGGGCCGTTCGGTGGTGAGCAGGGTGCGGACGCCGAGCCACTCGTCGAAGGCGTTGACATCGCCGATCACGGCGGAGAGCGCGAGCAGCTGGGGCGTCACGCCGCGCTCGCGTGCGCTGCGCAGGTGCGTGAGAAGCAGTTCGACCACGATGCCGCGGCTGGGGTCGGCGACGAACTGCGCTTCGTCGAGCACGATCGTGCCGATCCGCTCAAGCGTGCCCTCGGTGCCGACGGCCAGTTGCAGGAACATCTCATAGGTGAGGAACGCGAGGTCGTACTTGCCGCGCACGAAGTCGCTCACGTCGTCCTGGTGGTCCCCAGTGCACAGCGCCACGCGCAGGCCCAGCTGCGCGCCATACACGGCCTTGAAGTCCTCGTACTTCTCGTTGGCGAGGGCGCGGTACGGCACGAGGAACACGGCCTTGCGGCCTGCGAGGACGCCGCGGACCGCGGCGAGCTCGCCGATGAAGGTCTTGCCGGA is a genomic window containing:
- a CDS encoding type II toxin-antitoxin system PemK/MazF family toxin — protein: MQVCSAEVGSGVRAVVITPGAYNARSRYVLVALVAGKSHEHPFEVSVGTQNVVLADYVYPLRTEQVQVVGRVQAAVLQDVLAKLEALLFER
- a CDS encoding SDR family NAD(P)-dependent oxidoreductase; protein product: MTPALHGQVALVTGSSRGIGAAIARAFAEHGAKVVVHGRDHTALDAVKAEIGARGGQTLGVAADLTRFEEIEALRGAIEAAWGGVDILVANAGANLTQPGLALEDIPEEGWRASIDANLTATFLTLKCFLPGMKARGSGTIVTVSSAAARRPDARTPMPYAAAKAGIQLLTQAMADQVGPFGVRVNCIAPETILTERNDAQIPEEVKQALIGTHLVRRLGTPEDVAQAALFLASEQSGWISGVVLDVAGGAVLR
- a CDS encoding S-adenosylmethionine:tRNA ribosyltransferase-isomerase produces the protein MDGLITGWHEPRASHLLMLEAIAGRRHLEVAYAAALEAGYLWHEFGDLHLMLP
- a CDS encoding alpha/beta hydrolase; amino-acid sequence: MTLRTRQLHRGGLDLHLVEAGSGPLVLLLHGYPETSYSWRHQLPVLAGAGMHAVAPDLRGVGHSDAPSHEGGYGMPHLIADVIGIIDGLGAANAVLVGHDWGAQLAWQVAECHPARVRGIVALSVPYAPLAAPTPAQVVMRPAKFFEDYFALVAGDEPRLREALRRFFVALSGDAPPHTLDVLFDAPNGPDTQTLRDLPLDPALSRRWLTDEDLDHYTREFMYSGFAGVFGRYRSLLRDFTQAPGTRGRGLGHPATFLGGTQDSAVRFANLDQMRALLPNLQELTLLRGCGHWVQQERPDAVNAAILDLLAQV
- a CDS encoding MarR family transcriptional regulator; amino-acid sequence: MSRAFDDALSAAGGSLPTWLVLLALKRHPRANQRELAEQVGIQGATLTHHLNAMEAEGLVTRRRDPANRRVHIIELTASGEDAFQRLREAAVTFDRRLRAGLDEAEINGLRQVLAKLQGNVRGPGTSGVVPSACSPGAAAPPPPPEADDAGPGT
- a CDS encoding nuclear transport factor 2 family protein: MEQQQIIDLTLRWTEAERHGDTATLSTLLTDDFVNIGPAGFLLDKTQWLERYQSGNFQYTALAWQEPQVRVYGDAAIVTGTQVQEATYQGQPSNGQFRGTQVYVRQGGQWKLAGMQLSPIAPRPAGR
- a CDS encoding DUF4386 domain-containing protein, whose translation is MTQLSPASAPVRHRSPHPGMVAAVFVTLFMASIAASALLSRGAPYPTPYLPLSQLQDYYARYPDALRVAAFLQFGASVPLAILAATLVDRLRFHGIRVAGTEIAHSGGVAASVFLALSALSTWALTQPDVVSDVGALRTLQLLGFATGGFAHATGLGLLLAGVSVPWLVFGLGPRWVAWTGLAIALTAMLSSLSLLFPSLSVLLPLARFPAYLWLIAAGWTLPAVRDGAP
- a CDS encoding DEAD/DEAH box helicase; this encodes MSYRGLFIGINRFQDPQISDLGGAVRDAQTLAALFEDSVDTLAVTELHDEHATHDAIMTALENHLANVTEDDTVILSFSGHGTPGHRLVAHDTRVNDQPGTTIDMQVLSDLFRASRARRILFLLDCCFSGGASAKVIAGPATRQMLNFEQFAGEGRVLIAASDPSSPAYEHPGGGHGFLTQAFIDALLSGTGPRDVFEVVADVQARVREASARHHLTQEPTASAFSQGGFTLPSFVKGARYHLLHPTRDRAPVTADFADLASHGLPVSVTDAWRARFPTGLNALQQRAVNEYGVLDGQSLLVIAPTSSGKTFIGELAAVRGVLAGRKAVFLVPYRALANEKYEDFKAVYGAQLGLRVALCTGDHQDDVSDFVRGKYDLAFLTYEMFLQLAVGTEGTLERIGTIVLDEAQFVADPSRGIVVELLLTHLRSARERGVTPQLLALSAVIGDVNAFDEWLGVRTLLTTERPVPLELGVLDRTGMYEYVSPDGTRGTTNLLEPHQVRQRREKASSQDVIVPLVRQLLMDDPTEQVLIFRNTKGSATGAAKYLAAELGLPPATATLQALPRHDLSGTSHDLRAALGGGAAFHTANLTRDERVIVERAFRDAGGEVRVLTATTTVAAGVNTPARTVIVVEHEFVGGEKRPFTVAEMRNMMGRAGRLGFNESGRAIILADTPWERTRLLQQYVLAEPEGLRSSFQGADLGTWLLRLLAQVKRVPATELPGLLVNTYGGFLLARQQPDWAAGAHAAVASLVEEMLRLDLLEEEDGLVRLTLLGRACGASSLSFASSKRLIRMFKQGELRGDTTLGLLTATQVTSELDNIYTPMQKRGTFETKWGALAARNLGADVGRALQRHAEDTWAFHARCKRSLVLRDWMNGVAMADLESTYKTNAFIVMDAGSIRGIADATRFHLRSVHALASALLVTGDLDAEAFDRELTRLEFGLPEEALGLLELPLRLDRGEMLALHARAGSTLEQLRGWSLTDLQSVLGEVRGLQLHAVLQNAA